Below is a window of Salvelinus alpinus chromosome 5, SLU_Salpinus.1, whole genome shotgun sequence DNA.
agtcaccacggccggtagtcccgacgtatggtcctagggctcaggtcctagAGTCCTAggtctgtcccagacctgctgttttcaactctctagagacagcaggagcggtagagatactcttaatgatcggctatgaaaagccaactgacatttactcctgaggtgctgacttgctgcaccctcgataactactgtgattattattatttgaccctgctggtcatttatgaacatttgaacatcttggccatgttctgttataatctccacccggcacagccagaagaggactggccacccctcatagcctggttcctctctaggtttcctcctaggttttggcctttctagggagtttttcctagccaccgtgcttctacacctgcattgcttgctgtttggcgttttaggctgagtttctgtacagcactttgagatatcagctgatgtaagaagggctatataaataaatttgatttgattagatttggtAGGGTCAGGGACAAAATATTACATGAAGAAaatataacaaaaatatatatatgggggattggaaattatgcagacaattacactgATAGAAGCCactatctatctgcaatattaaatttGATCTACCCTCTAAAacaatatgtatatataaataacagATACTAAATCGTAgtactctgctgttctattgttcAGGTAATCATGTGGAATggtgatgttttttctttgtTGTTTGAATTAACGTCTgtgttgtaatatcgcaaactGAAGTTTGCGACCTCTATGGATTCcatctttaaggtcagggtcaAAAAGAGACATGAACTGGGTAATGGATAGACAGGTTGAAACATGACTATAAGTGGGGTgtagtctgaggaggaggaaagatACAGTTCCTAGGAATATATATTCTGTAGAACTCTGATAGGTTAAACTTTTGCCAACTTAACTGGGTAAAATGTATAAAAGAGACACTCAGCTCTTCGATGtgacactttctcccagagaagacactttctcccagagaagacacattctcccagagaagacactttctcccagagaagacacattctcccagagaagacacattctcccagagaagacacattctcccagagaagacacattctaccagagaagacacattctaccagagaagacactttctcccagagaagacacattctcccagagaagacattttctcccagagaagacacgttctcccagagaagacatttTCTCACAGAGAAGACAcgttctcccagagaagacacattctcccagagaagacacattctcccagagaagacacattctcccagagaagacacattctcccagagaagacacattctcccagagaagacacattcacCCAGAGAAGACACTCCAGAACAGAGGAAGAACTCAACATCGCAGGTAAAGAAATGACTTCCAATGAAGGGTTCTGATGTGTATATGAGTATGTCTGTGTTACTATAAAGGGTGGTGGTGGGATACATGGGTTTCACTTGTTCCACTAACACCATAACACCTGATTCAGATGATCAAAGAATCAGAGTCTTCAATGTGGATCAGAATTGATGTAAGACGAAAACAAATTCATGACTAATGAAGTCCTCTAGGGGGCAGTGTTACCACTCCTGATGTGTGATAATGTCTTTTAGTGTTGTTTTTTCAGTTAACCAATTCATTTATATATGTTTATAATGAATCATTTGACTCAGACGAGACCAAATGTCTGTTTTAGTATCTGTTTAGGGTGTTTTTGTGCATCCTTGAAGTCATAATTTTATCAAGCCCTGTTTCCCCTTTAGGACACCTGTAGAAAATACTTAGTAAAGCTGGTCGCTGATTCCTTCATATGTTATACTTATCAGATGTCCTGGTCTTTGGTGTATTTAGTGTGTCATTTCATGCTTCATATGATGTGTTGACCAATGTCACTCTGTATTCTCACTTTACAGACACTTGTCTCCAACGACACAAAATGGcttctaaatacatcacagaaATTGCAATCTCCACTAGCCCTGAAAAGGAGAAAGAGCTTCATGGCCAAGGCTATCAAAAGACAAATGTCAACCTCAACCAAGGCAATTCATCCACCACTAAAGTTTACATCTGGTTCAGAAATGGCAGTGGTGAACCCATCACCAGAGTCCAGTTTTCATTCACTGATAAAATGAAAGAGGACCTGAAAAAAGCAGGGTTCACTGAGCTCCCAGCAAACCTCAACTCTGGAACACACGGAGACGTCATCCAGCTGTGGTACCATAGTGGTGCAAGCCCTAAGTACGACATTCCCATTGAAGATCTCTTCCTCACCACTGATGAGAACAAAGAGGCCGCTCAATTCAAGCTCGGCTGGGAAAGGCTACCTTGCAATCTGAACCGCGGTAACCCAGGAGATTTCATCACCCTCTGGttgaagagaaagagtgagaccTACATCTGTGACGTTGCTGCCACCACCTCAGTTCAACAACACATGAACCTTTTCAAAGAGGGCTACATCCGGATGGATGAAGATCTCAATAGAGGTTCTGGAGGAAACCCCATCTTCCTCTGGTACCGTCAATCCACTGAAATGGGCGGCGGGATCACCGAGATGGATGCATCCATCAACCATGCACAGGATTCCATCCTACAGAACGCTGGTTTCACCGTGGTGAATGTTAACCTCAATGATGGAACAAGCGGTCAGCCAGTGATGGTCTGGTTCAAGAAAGTTGGATCTCTCCCGATCAAGGCCTTGACCGTTACATCCAACAACAAGGATGTTTGTCCTTATAAGGAGGCCGGCTTGATCCTCATCAATAAAAATCTGAATACTGGCAACAATGGTATGCCCCTCTACCTCTGGTATGGTAAATAAAACCCTGAGTTGGAGAGGCAGAATCAGCCCAAAATTGTGCCAGATATTAGCTTTTGCATGGCAATTTATCTGTttaatttttaaatatttttctgACACAATGTTAGCTTTTATGTCATAAAGTCACTGTCAGAGATCATTTAGAAAGTTTTCTTTAATGTTGTTTTCAATCAATTAACAATAGAATTATAGAAATTATATTTTAGCAGCAGGTTTAATTCTTCTGAATATACCAAGGGGTTGTAAGGTTTTATGTAGCATTGTGTTAGTCAGATATTATTTTGAAAAACCTGAGCAAAGTAATACAATTAAAATGATTCCTGTGTAACACTGATCATTATGTTAATCAATAAAGAAAGCATATCAAATGAGAACATTGTAC
It encodes the following:
- the LOC139575172 gene encoding uncharacterized protein, which translates into the protein MASKYITEIAISTSPEKEKELHGQGYQKTNVNLNQGNSSTTKVYIWFRNGSGEPITRVQFSFTDKMKEDLKKAGFTELPANLNSGTHGDVIQLWYHSGASPKYDIPIEDLFLTTDENKEAAQFKLGWERLPCNLNRGNPGDFITLWLKRKSETYICDVAATTSVQQHMNLFKEGYIRMDEDLNRGSGGNPIFLWYRQSTEMGGGITEMDASINHAQDSILQNAGFTVVNVNLNDGTSGQPVMVWFKKVGSLPIKALTVTSNNKDVCPYKEAGLILINKNLNTGNNGMPLYLWYGK